A portion of the Sphingobacterium spiritivorum genome contains these proteins:
- a CDS encoding mechanosensitive ion channel family protein — translation MQDYSKKGKWPIVFIVKVVVWLALILSFPLLQDVYNRSAYLSQIAYALNTFLTASVLFSVGRFVMIALYTRRTERQSVRGNFVLGINRVTAVLNSIFAIIALMLAFGINPVGFVTSMTIVAMAIAVTFREYITNMISGLILMFSDQFSIGDRIKVGEYHGKIVDITLANIVVKNDEDDIVLIPNNAAFTEKIVNKSVNQSNKLSVKFELPLYAAANMEELEDKLKKLLMHHPDVHWTDDVALKVVNIGKDYVQYKIEFNALNSTNKLHRQLENEVLTLILKQQREH, via the coding sequence ATGCAGGATTATTCTAAAAAAGGTAAATGGCCTATTGTTTTTATTGTAAAAGTTGTCGTATGGCTGGCATTGATCTTATCTTTTCCTCTTCTTCAGGATGTGTACAACAGGAGTGCCTATCTTTCTCAGATTGCATATGCATTGAATACTTTTCTGACCGCAAGTGTTTTATTTTCAGTAGGTCGCTTCGTGATGATCGCCTTATATACGCGCAGAACCGAACGCCAGAGTGTGCGCGGTAATTTTGTGCTGGGTATTAACAGGGTGACCGCAGTATTAAATTCCATTTTTGCCATTATTGCACTGATGCTTGCTTTCGGTATCAATCCTGTGGGATTTGTGACAAGTATGACCATCGTTGCGATGGCGATAGCTGTCACATTCAGAGAGTATATTACCAATATGATCAGCGGTCTTATTCTTATGTTTTCAGATCAGTTTTCGATCGGAGACCGGATTAAAGTAGGGGAGTATCATGGCAAAATCGTGGATATTACGTTGGCTAATATTGTGGTCAAGAACGATGAAGATGATATTGTGCTGATTCCGAATAACGCTGCTTTTACAGAGAAAATCGTTAATAAGTCTGTCAATCAGTCTAATAAACTATCTGTCAAATTTGAGCTTCCCTTATATGCTGCTGCAAATATGGAGGAGCTGGAAGATAAGTTAAAGAAATTACTAATGCATCATCCGGATGTACACTGGACAGATGATGTTGCGCTCAAAGTTGTGAATATAGGCAAAGATTATGTGCAATATAAAATTGAATTTAATGCGTTAAACAGCACCAATAAATTGCACCGTCAATTGGAAAATGAAGTATTAACGCTTATCTTAAAGCAGCAACGTGAACATTAA
- a CDS encoding OsmC family protein, with translation MNREITVTIEQEKYKTTITDNVNTLIVDEPAEVGGQDKGLAPTQLLLSSLGSCKAITVRMYADQKKWELNKVIIRLSSEVKRSVQQQTTYIKCHISFEGNLDDDQKKRLAIIADRCPVHKILSNPIVIDSNML, from the coding sequence ATGAACAGAGAGATTACCGTTACAATAGAACAGGAAAAATACAAGACAACAATTACAGACAATGTAAATACGCTAATTGTAGATGAGCCGGCAGAAGTGGGCGGACAGGATAAAGGCCTGGCACCTACACAACTTTTACTGTCATCCTTAGGCTCCTGTAAAGCGATTACAGTCCGGATGTATGCAGATCAGAAAAAATGGGAGCTGAATAAAGTAATCATCCGTCTTTCTTCAGAAGTCAAGAGAAGTGTCCAGCAGCAAACCACCTATATCAAGTGTCATATTTCATTTGAAGGGAATCTCGATGACGATCAGAAAAAAAGATTAGCAATTATTGCAGACAGATGTCCTGTGCACAAAATATTATCCAATCCGATTGTGATCGACTCCAATATGCTTTAA
- a CDS encoding nucleoside recognition domain-containing protein gives MALNYVWIAFFIIAFIVALCRLLFLGDTEIFSQVINGMFDSAKTGAEISLGLVGMMTFWLGIMKVGEKAGMISLFAKGVNPFFSKLFPGVPKNHPANGSIIMNFSANMLGLDNAATPVGLKAMKELQELNPQKDTATNAQIMFLVLNTAGIALIPTSVIALRLANGAANPADIFIPSLIGTFISFIAGMISVAFFQKINLFKLPILIFLGIFAGLMAALYFGLNGLPPEQIEKITGLIGGLLIFSIIVLFIAYGAAKKINVYDAFIDGAKEGFQTSVMIIPFLIAILVAISAFRTTGCMDYIVNGIGSAFAAMGFDTRFVPALPVGLMKTLSGGGARGLMVDVMTTYGADSFQGRLASVIQGSSETTFYVLAVYFGSVGIKNTRHALTCGLIADAVGLIAAIIIAYIFFG, from the coding sequence ATGGCCTTAAACTACGTATGGATAGCCTTCTTTATCATTGCATTTATTGTTGCGCTATGCAGATTACTCTTCCTCGGTGATACCGAAATATTCTCTCAGGTTATCAACGGTATGTTTGACAGTGCCAAGACCGGAGCTGAAATTTCACTGGGTCTTGTAGGCATGATGACTTTTTGGCTGGGTATTATGAAGGTAGGTGAAAAGGCTGGTATGATAAGCTTATTTGCAAAAGGCGTAAATCCGTTCTTTAGCAAACTATTTCCCGGAGTACCTAAAAACCATCCGGCAAACGGTTCTATCATTATGAATTTCTCCGCCAATATGTTGGGACTGGACAATGCAGCCACTCCTGTAGGACTGAAAGCTATGAAAGAACTGCAGGAACTTAATCCGCAGAAAGATACAGCGACCAATGCACAGATTATGTTTCTGGTGCTTAATACTGCCGGAATTGCTCTGATACCGACTTCTGTAATAGCCCTTCGCCTGGCTAACGGAGCAGCCAATCCGGCCGATATCTTTATCCCCTCTTTGATAGGTACCTTTATTTCTTTTATTGCAGGGATGATCTCCGTTGCTTTCTTTCAGAAGATCAATCTCTTTAAACTTCCGATACTGATCTTTCTGGGTATTTTTGCAGGTTTGATGGCCGCTCTTTATTTTGGCCTCAACGGTCTTCCGCCCGAGCAGATCGAAAAGATCACCGGTCTTATCGGAGGTTTACTCATTTTTTCTATTATTGTACTGTTCATCGCTTACGGAGCTGCAAAAAAGATAAATGTATATGATGCCTTTATAGATGGTGCGAAAGAAGGTTTTCAAACTTCCGTCATGATTATTCCTTTTTTGATTGCCATACTGGTGGCTATATCTGCATTCCGCACGACAGGCTGTATGGATTACATTGTCAACGGAATTGGTTCTGCTTTTGCTGCCATGGGCTTTGATACCCGGTTTGTACCCGCATTACCTGTCGGTCTGATGAAAACACTGAGTGGTGGCGGAGCCAGAGGACTCATGGTTGATGTCATGACCACATATGGTGCAGATTCATTTCAGGGAAGATTAGCCAGTGTTATACAAGGTTCGTCAGAGACTACATTTTATGTACTGGCGGTGTATTTTGGATCTGTCGGCATCAAAAACACACGTCACGCATTGACCTGCGGTCTGATTGCAGATGCGGTAGGATTGATAGCAGCAATTATAATAGCATATATTTTCTTTGGTTAA
- a CDS encoding HAD family hydrolase encodes MKQYRNLLFDLDGTLTDPFEGITKSIAYALEHFDIETTDLNTLKPLIGPPLKQSLIEIYHFDEQKANEGVAKYRERFADKGIFENILFEGIPELLASARSKGHKLYLATSKPTVFAVQILHHFNLDQYFEFVGGSELDDSRPTKTHVIEYVLEENKIQDLSETLMIGDRKHDIIGAKNTGLDSVGVLYGFGDQEELSHAGATYIAEDIPALKNMLQL; translated from the coding sequence ATGAAACAATACCGCAATTTGCTTTTCGACCTGGATGGTACACTGACAGATCCTTTTGAAGGCATTACCAAATCAATTGCATATGCCCTTGAACACTTTGATATTGAGACAACGGATCTGAACACTTTGAAGCCTCTCATTGGTCCTCCCCTCAAGCAATCTTTAATAGAAATATATCATTTTGACGAGCAGAAGGCGAATGAAGGTGTCGCTAAATACAGAGAAAGGTTTGCAGACAAAGGTATTTTTGAAAATATCCTGTTTGAAGGTATACCCGAACTTTTGGCATCAGCCCGTTCGAAAGGACACAAACTTTACCTGGCGACTTCCAAACCTACAGTATTTGCTGTACAGATACTCCATCATTTTAATTTAGATCAATATTTCGAATTTGTTGGAGGTAGCGAACTGGATGATTCCCGGCCAACCAAAACCCATGTTATTGAATATGTACTAGAGGAAAACAAGATTCAGGACCTGTCAGAAACATTAATGATCGGAGACCGAAAGCATGATATCATCGGTGCTAAAAACACAGGTCTGGACTCTGTAGGGGTCTTATATGGTTTTGGGGATCAGGAAGAGCTGAGTCATGCGGGAGCAACCTATATCGCAGAAGATATTCCTGCTCTTAAAAACATGCTTCAATTATAA
- a CDS encoding methyltransferase domain-containing protein — protein MRWNPEQYIIFKKERFAPFYDLITPIEKKKGIQAIDLGCGTGELTRKLSDYLEDAFVTGIDASPEMLTQTSPFANDKTIFLQRDIQEQLDRDEKWDLIFSNAVLQWIPDHESLFPAIIRHINPGGQLAIQIPAQNDNILNILILELAQEEPYAKALNYWKKESPVLRIDDYAQLLFESGSKKQEVMQKVYPIIAQSPDDLYQFIAGSTLIPYLERIDPEIKEDFIRAYKEKIALHAKKYPALYSFKRNILYAAY, from the coding sequence ATGCGTTGGAATCCAGAACAATACATTATATTCAAAAAAGAACGTTTCGCTCCATTCTATGATCTGATAACTCCTATTGAAAAGAAAAAAGGTATACAGGCCATAGATCTGGGATGTGGAACCGGCGAACTTACCCGCAAACTATCCGATTATCTGGAAGACGCTTTCGTCACCGGTATCGATGCTTCACCCGAAATGCTGACGCAGACATCTCCTTTTGCAAACGACAAAACCATATTTCTGCAGAGAGATATTCAGGAGCAACTGGATAGAGATGAAAAATGGGATCTGATCTTCTCAAATGCAGTGTTACAGTGGATTCCCGATCATGAATCCTTATTTCCGGCCATTATAAGACATATTAATCCGGGGGGACAATTAGCCATACAAATTCCGGCACAGAATGACAACATTCTGAATATACTGATTCTGGAGTTGGCACAGGAAGAGCCTTACGCAAAAGCGCTGAATTATTGGAAAAAAGAATCCCCTGTTCTCCGTATAGATGATTATGCTCAGTTACTTTTTGAGAGTGGAAGTAAAAAACAAGAAGTCATGCAGAAGGTATATCCTATAATTGCACAATCTCCGGATGATCTGTACCAGTTTATTGCAGGATCTACATTAATTCCGTATCTGGAAAGAATAGACCCGGAAATAAAAGAAGATTTTATAAGAGCTTACAAAGAAAAGATTGCATTGCACGCAAAAAAATACCCTGCGCTTTATTCATTCAAACGCAATATATTATATGCAGCTTATTAA
- the coaA gene encoding type I pantothenate kinase: MSNPNSVNSPFQQLSREEWKQLNGHFSHSISDSDIQHLRALNEPLTMEEIEEVYFPLAHLLDIHIQHSKILHHDTNSFFQANNKKLPFIIGIAGSVAVGKSTTARVLQKVLSLLPGKPKVDLVTTDGFLYPNKILQERGIMNRKGFPESYDTKGLLTFLSDMKSGESNIKVPVYSHLAYDVLAEKIVIDGPDILIVEGINVLQVNSQRTGVFVSDFFDYSIYVDAKEKDIMEWYIDRFESLRATAFQDPKSFFHRYASMDQGESTQMATDIWNEINRPNLIENILPTRNRADLILEKGNHHFVRKVKIRKI, encoded by the coding sequence ATGTCAAATCCAAATTCAGTCAATAGTCCTTTTCAACAGCTCTCCCGTGAAGAATGGAAACAGCTTAACGGCCACTTTTCACACAGCATCTCAGATAGCGATATTCAACATTTACGTGCGTTGAATGAGCCATTGACAATGGAAGAAATTGAAGAAGTATATTTTCCGTTAGCGCATCTGCTTGACATACACATTCAACATTCCAAAATATTACATCACGATACAAACAGTTTTTTTCAGGCTAATAATAAGAAGCTACCCTTTATTATCGGTATAGCAGGCTCAGTCGCTGTAGGAAAGAGCACCACAGCTCGTGTGCTGCAAAAAGTACTTTCGCTGCTACCCGGAAAACCTAAAGTAGATCTGGTTACAACAGACGGATTTCTGTATCCCAACAAGATACTACAGGAAAGAGGGATTATGAACAGAAAAGGATTTCCGGAAAGTTATGATACTAAAGGTCTGTTAACGTTTCTTTCGGATATGAAGTCCGGAGAATCCAATATAAAAGTTCCGGTATACTCCCATCTTGCCTACGATGTTCTTGCCGAAAAGATTGTCATCGACGGACCTGACATCCTGATTGTAGAAGGAATCAACGTGCTTCAGGTCAATTCACAGCGCACAGGAGTCTTTGTCTCGGACTTTTTTGATTATTCCATATACGTAGATGCCAAGGAAAAAGATATTATGGAATGGTATATTGATCGGTTTGAATCACTTAGAGCCACAGCCTTTCAGGATCCCAAATCATTTTTCCACAGATATGCCAGCATGGATCAGGGAGAAAGCACCCAAATGGCCACTGATATCTGGAACGAAATCAACAGACCCAACCTGATAGAAAACATCCTCCCTACGCGCAACCGCGCAGATCTGATCCTTGAAAAAGGAAATCACCACTTCGTCAGAAAAGTAAAAATCAGAAAAATTTAA
- a CDS encoding methylglyoxal synthase gives MKKTIALIAHDGKKAEMVAFVKDHIESLRHAHLVATGTTGSYVQQTGLPVELKLSGPKGGDAQIAAMAAEGLVNGIIFFRDPLGKHPHEPDIQMLMRICDLYNVPLATNPATGALIIEGLLEDKD, from the coding sequence ATGAAAAAAACAATAGCCCTGATTGCTCACGATGGAAAAAAAGCCGAAATGGTAGCCTTTGTCAAAGACCATATTGAATCCCTGAGACACGCACATCTTGTTGCAACAGGCACTACAGGCTCCTATGTACAGCAGACTGGATTGCCGGTAGAACTCAAACTAAGCGGCCCTAAAGGAGGTGACGCACAGATTGCAGCAATGGCAGCAGAAGGTTTGGTCAATGGTATTATATTTTTCAGAGACCCGCTGGGTAAACATCCCCACGAACCGGATATACAGATGCTGATGCGTATATGCGACCTCTACAATGTACCTTTAGCAACCAACCCTGCCACCGGTGCACTTATTATTGAAGGTTTGCTGGAAGATAAAGATTAA
- a CDS encoding BON domain-containing protein: MNVKRFIPVLFMAGLLTMSMISCKSKISDADLKTKVETAVSGNPDVLVDVKDGVVTLSGTVATEQEKISLETAAKSAEKGVKSVVNNIIVEAAPVLPTPVDDTLVKNVADVMKDFPALSANVKDGVIQVTGTIEQARIKTLKQALDNLNPKKVDLSGLSVK; the protein is encoded by the coding sequence ATGAATGTAAAAAGATTTATTCCCGTTTTATTCATGGCCGGACTTTTGACTATGAGTATGATTTCATGTAAATCCAAGATCTCGGATGCGGATCTGAAAACGAAGGTTGAAACCGCTGTAAGTGGTAATCCTGATGTATTGGTGGATGTGAAAGACGGAGTTGTCACGTTATCCGGTACAGTGGCTACTGAACAAGAAAAGATTAGTCTCGAAACTGCTGCAAAATCGGCAGAAAAAGGTGTTAAATCTGTTGTCAATAACATTATTGTAGAGGCTGCGCCGGTATTACCTACTCCTGTAGATGATACTTTAGTTAAGAATGTTGCAGATGTAATGAAGGACTTTCCTGCCTTATCGGCAAACGTGAAAGATGGAGTTATCCAGGTGACAGGAACAATTGAACAGGCGCGTATCAAAACATTGAAACAAGCTTTGGATAATCTGAATCCTAAAAAAGTAGATCTTTCGGGATTATCGGTCAAATAA
- a CDS encoding serine hydrolase domain-containing protein produces MYKIPPGNLKRIYLAVIFGLCSFHFTYGQQIEESKVDELVEHVRKTFHVPGIAVGIVKDGKVILKKGYGVSSINTGQAVDPLTNFGIASNSKAFTATALAMLVDQGKIKWDDRVRTYIPEFKLYNDYVSDNFTIRDLLTHRSGLGLGAGDLMIWPDGNDFTPEDIIRNMQYLKPVSDFRTKYDYDNLLYVIAGVVIEKVSGLSWASFIQERIMTPLQMNHSAPNWHLLRSKDNSIDPHVPIDGKLQVIKRYSGTTVDAAGGIYSNIEDLTKWVLFQLNKGDAEGKQLIRKEQLAELSTPQTLMPVATTPPYNSLFRAYGLGFRLTDVAGKLEVSHTGGLEGIVTQIVMLPQLQLGIIVLTNQQEGAAFMSISNTIKDFYLGLPHKDWVATFQSSIAASTSSADKITEEVRQTIEKNKNSNPYENMLTGKFVDNWLGEVNIYKENGKLIFASKRSPQLTGELFFYKENKYVVRWNNRYFHADAFLLLDINQEKLQGFKMNAISPLTDFSYDFHDLAFKKID; encoded by the coding sequence ATGTATAAGATACCCCCTGGAAACCTGAAAAGAATATATCTGGCCGTTATTTTTGGCCTTTGCAGCTTCCACTTCACTTATGGACAACAAATCGAAGAAAGCAAAGTAGATGAACTGGTAGAGCATGTCAGGAAAACATTCCATGTACCCGGTATAGCTGTAGGTATCGTTAAAGACGGAAAAGTCATCCTCAAGAAAGGGTACGGTGTATCCAGTATCAACACCGGACAAGCTGTCGATCCGCTGACCAACTTTGGGATCGCATCCAATTCCAAGGCTTTCACAGCTACTGCGTTGGCTATGCTTGTCGACCAGGGAAAAATCAAATGGGATGATCGTGTCCGCACTTATATACCTGAATTTAAACTGTACAACGATTATGTGTCCGATAATTTCACAATCCGCGACTTACTGACTCACAGAAGCGGACTCGGTCTGGGCGCAGGAGATCTGATGATATGGCCGGACGGAAACGATTTTACACCGGAAGATATTATCCGGAATATGCAATACCTGAAGCCAGTGTCTGATTTCCGGACCAAATACGATTACGACAATTTATTGTACGTGATAGCTGGAGTAGTCATTGAAAAAGTTTCAGGACTCTCATGGGCATCGTTTATACAGGAACGCATAATGACACCTCTGCAGATGAATCACTCCGCACCAAACTGGCATTTGTTAAGAAGCAAAGATAATTCCATTGATCCGCACGTGCCCATAGACGGAAAACTTCAGGTCATTAAAAGATACAGCGGCACGACCGTAGATGCTGCCGGAGGTATCTATTCCAATATAGAGGATCTTACTAAATGGGTGCTTTTTCAGTTAAATAAAGGCGATGCTGAAGGTAAACAGCTAATTCGTAAAGAACAGCTTGCTGAGCTCAGTACTCCGCAAACCCTTATGCCAGTAGCCACAACCCCTCCTTACAATTCACTGTTCCGGGCCTATGGATTAGGATTCAGACTTACAGATGTAGCCGGCAAACTCGAAGTATCGCATACCGGCGGACTGGAGGGTATAGTCACTCAAATTGTCATGCTTCCGCAGTTGCAGCTCGGAATAATAGTACTCACCAATCAACAGGAAGGAGCTGCCTTCATGTCCATATCCAATACTATCAAAGATTTCTATCTGGGATTGCCACATAAAGACTGGGTCGCCACTTTTCAATCCAGCATAGCAGCAAGTACATCTTCAGCAGACAAAATAACAGAAGAGGTCAGGCAAACCATAGAAAAAAACAAAAATTCCAATCCTTATGAAAACATGTTGACCGGTAAATTTGTTGATAACTGGCTGGGGGAAGTCAATATTTACAAAGAAAACGGTAAACTTATATTCGCCTCCAAACGTTCACCACAATTAACAGGTGAGCTTTTCTTCTATAAAGAGAATAAATATGTCGTCAGGTGGAACAACAGATACTTCCATGCAGATGCCTTTTTACTTCTGGATATAAACCAGGAAAAGTTGCAGGGATTTAAAATGAATGCTATTTCCCCGCTTACAGACTTTAGTTACGACTTCCATGACCTTGCATTCAAAAAAATAGACTAA
- a CDS encoding patatin-like phospholipase family protein, protein MKRILSIDGGGIRGIIPGLLLVNLEDKLKIATNDPNIHISDFFDFFAGTSTGGILTALLLCPSEDNPNRPRFSTREALNIYLDHGPQIFSTTRWRRFLSKFGVLSELYDESIFESVLMDYFGDTKLSQLIKPCIITAYNIELRKNHFFRQQKAISHGESRDFYLRDVCRATAAAPTYFSVAEIFSLANIRYPLLDGGVFAQNPSISALLEVLKNFNTFKITDISILSLGTGVARNAYNYEDFKKKWAISIGPALVDIMTSSSSESTDYFLRQLFRSVQRTENYIRIEPNNLLSVESSLDAATKSNIQKLESLADRMISENEALIDDIVVDLIADRKSRNRKSAWNFLKNKD, encoded by the coding sequence ATGAAAAGAATACTTTCCATAGATGGTGGTGGAATCCGTGGTATTATCCCCGGTCTTCTGCTGGTCAATCTTGAAGATAAACTTAAAATAGCCACCAATGATCCGAATATCCATATCTCGGATTTTTTCGATTTTTTTGCCGGGACCAGTACAGGAGGTATTCTCACAGCATTGTTATTATGTCCGAGTGAGGATAATCCCAATCGCCCCCGCTTCTCTACCCGTGAAGCGCTTAATATTTATCTGGATCATGGACCTCAGATTTTCTCCACCACACGCTGGAGAAGATTTTTAAGTAAATTCGGTGTCCTGAGTGAACTTTATGATGAATCTATATTCGAAAGTGTGCTCATGGATTACTTTGGAGATACCAAACTGAGCCAGCTCATCAAACCCTGTATTATCACAGCGTATAATATTGAGTTGCGGAAAAATCATTTCTTCAGACAACAAAAAGCCATAAGCCATGGTGAATCGAGAGATTTTTACCTGCGGGATGTGTGTCGTGCCACTGCAGCAGCACCTACTTACTTTTCAGTAGCTGAAATATTTTCGCTGGCTAATATCCGTTACCCACTTTTGGATGGTGGCGTATTCGCTCAAAACCCTTCCATTTCGGCCTTACTTGAAGTATTAAAAAACTTCAATACATTCAAGATAACGGACATATCTATTCTGTCACTGGGAACAGGTGTAGCGAGAAATGCGTACAATTATGAAGATTTTAAGAAAAAATGGGCTATTTCGATTGGTCCTGCTCTTGTCGACATTATGACCAGCAGCTCATCGGAGAGCACAGATTATTTCCTTCGGCAGCTTTTCAGATCTGTACAACGTACCGAAAACTACATCCGGATAGAACCAAACAACTTACTGTCGGTAGAATCTTCACTGGATGCAGCAACAAAAAGCAATATCCAGAAATTAGAATCACTTGCCGACCGTATGATCAGTGAGAATGAAGCCCTCATAGACGACATCGTAGTTGATCTTATTGCTGACCGGAAATCCAGAAATCGCAAATCTGCCTGGAACTTTTTGAAGAATAAGGACTAA